From the genome of Kaistella daneshvariae, one region includes:
- the hemC gene encoding hydroxymethylbilane synthase — MRSIKIGTRNSPLALWQAREVARNLQNRNYKTDITPIVSSGDKNLAEPLYAMGITGIFTKDLDIALLNKDVDIAVHSLKDIPTQLPENIEIIAVLARDFPEDVLVRKNSSKNKELHDLKIATSSLRRRAFWAKTYPETEFCDIRGNVQTRLKKLEDQDFDATLFSLAAIERMSLNIDYEHLPFMISAPAQGVVAVCGRSDDAEIKEIFKDVNHRETRICIEIEREFLRALEGGCTAPIGAFAVINDLDEVRFVGRLCSLDGKECIETDEIFQWNAEENFGQILAEKIIANGGAEIMEQIKREIN, encoded by the coding sequence ATGAGAAGCATTAAAATTGGGACGAGAAACTCGCCGCTGGCTTTATGGCAAGCTCGCGAAGTCGCCAGGAATCTGCAAAACCGAAATTACAAAACAGATATCACCCCGATTGTTTCTTCCGGCGACAAAAATTTGGCTGAACCGCTATACGCCATGGGCATTACCGGTATTTTTACCAAAGATTTAGACATCGCACTCCTTAATAAGGATGTAGATATTGCCGTACATTCCCTGAAAGATATTCCAACACAACTTCCCGAAAATATTGAAATTATCGCCGTTTTAGCCCGGGATTTTCCGGAAGATGTTTTGGTGCGAAAAAATTCTTCAAAAAATAAAGAGCTTCATGATCTGAAAATTGCCACCAGCAGTTTACGCCGTCGCGCTTTTTGGGCAAAAACTTATCCGGAAACTGAATTTTGCGACATCCGCGGAAATGTTCAGACGCGTTTAAAAAAATTGGAAGATCAGGATTTTGACGCCACTTTATTTTCGCTGGCTGCCATCGAAAGAATGAGCTTAAACATTGATTATGAACATCTTCCGTTCATGATTTCTGCACCTGCGCAAGGCGTTGTTGCGGTTTGCGGCCGTTCTGATGATGCTGAAATTAAAGAAATTTTTAAAGATGTAAATCACCGCGAAACCAGAATTTGCATCGAAATAGAACGCGAATTTTTACGTGCGCTGGAAGGGGGCTGTACCGCGCCAATTGGTGCTTTCGCTGTGATTAATGATTTGGATGAGGTTCGCTTTGTAGGCCGGCTTTGTTCACTCGATGGTAAAGAATGCATCGAAACTGATGAAATTTTCCAGTGGAACGCCGAAGAAAATTTTGGGCAGATTCTGGCCGAAAAAATTATCGCGAATGGTGGTGCTGAAATTATGGAGCAGATCAAGCGCGAGATCAACTAA
- a CDS encoding uroporphyrinogen-III synthase: MNILFTKMLDEKEVSDVLGTDVSPEFLEVIKINFRKIPPFNLENKSLIFTSVNGVEAFFSNDFTPHEDFTGKNFNKIYCVGKKTKLALRKHGFGVFKMKKNAQELAEFIVENCHEESFIHFCGDLALDILQKNLPLQNIGYKKVVVYETQLLYPKIEKKYDAIAFFSPSGVRSFVKENSLHFDHIFSIGETTTAEIAKHTDQKIFTGKQNDLSGVLKLIKQELNKIQP, from the coding sequence ATGAATATTCTGTTTACTAAAATGCTTGATGAAAAGGAAGTTTCCGACGTTTTGGGAACCGATGTTTCACCGGAATTTTTGGAAGTCATTAAAATAAATTTCCGAAAAATTCCTCCTTTTAACCTCGAAAATAAGTCGCTCATCTTCACGAGTGTGAACGGTGTTGAAGCTTTTTTTTCTAATGATTTTACACCGCACGAAGATTTTACCGGTAAAAATTTTAATAAGATTTACTGCGTGGGTAAGAAAACCAAACTGGCTTTGAGAAAGCATGGTTTTGGAGTTTTCAAAATGAAAAAGAACGCCCAGGAGTTGGCAGAATTTATTGTTGAAAACTGCCACGAAGAGAGTTTCATTCACTTCTGTGGAGACCTGGCGCTGGACATTCTTCAGAAAAATTTACCGCTACAAAACATTGGGTATAAAAAAGTTGTGGTTTATGAAACTCAACTTCTATATCCCAAAATCGAAAAAAAGTACGATGCAATTGCCTTTTTTTCGCCGAGCGGTGTGCGCAGTTTTGTTAAAGAAAATTCGCTGCATTTTGACCATATTTTTTCAATTGGCGAAACTACAACAGCAGAAATTGCCAAACATACAGACCAAAAAATATTTACCGGCAAACAAAACGATTTATCAGGTGTGCTGAAACTGATCAAACAGGAACTAAATAAAATTCAACCTTAA
- the hemE gene encoding uroporphyrinogen decarboxylase, protein MIKNDLYLKALRGETVERPPVWMMRQAGRFLPEFRAMRDDYDFFTRCRTPELASEITMMPIRRFPLDAAILFSDILVVPQAMGMDFEMREGVGPWLEKPIRTLEDVQNIPVPDVDETLGYVFDAIELTLQKLDNDIPLIGFAGSPWTILCYCVEGKGSKAWDVAKSFCFKNPEAAHLLLQKITDTTIAYLKRKVEKGVSAVQVFDSWGGSLSPEDYQIFSWPYINQIVEALAPVTHVVVFGKGCWFALEEMTLSKVSALGVDWTIRPEMARALTNHTMTLQGNFDPNRLNSSPETIKKMVTEMINRFGKDRYIANLGHGILPNIPLENAEAFIRAVVDWKPN, encoded by the coding sequence ATGATAAAAAACGATTTATATCTCAAAGCTTTAAGAGGTGAAACGGTAGAGCGCCCGCCCGTGTGGATGATGCGCCAGGCCGGAAGATTTTTACCGGAATTTCGGGCGATGCGCGATGATTATGATTTCTTCACGCGCTGCCGTACACCGGAACTAGCCTCGGAAATTACCATGATGCCGATCCGCAGATTTCCGCTGGATGCAGCCATTCTTTTCTCCGATATTTTGGTGGTTCCACAGGCGATGGGAATGGATTTCGAAATGCGCGAAGGCGTTGGACCTTGGTTGGAAAAGCCAATCCGTACGCTGGAGGATGTTCAAAATATTCCTGTTCCCGATGTAGATGAAACGTTAGGTTATGTTTTCGACGCTATTGAACTGACGCTTCAGAAGTTGGATAATGATATTCCGCTAATCGGTTTTGCAGGTTCACCGTGGACGATTTTATGCTATTGTGTGGAAGGAAAAGGCTCTAAAGCCTGGGATGTTGCGAAATCTTTTTGTTTTAAAAATCCGGAAGCTGCGCATTTATTGTTGCAGAAAATCACCGACACCACGATTGCCTATTTAAAGCGAAAAGTTGAAAAAGGCGTTTCTGCAGTTCAGGTTTTCGACTCGTGGGGCGGAAGTTTGTCACCGGAAGATTACCAGATTTTTTCCTGGCCGTACATCAACCAAATTGTTGAAGCTTTGGCGCCGGTGACGCATGTTGTGGTTTTTGGTAAAGGTTGCTGGTTCGCACTGGAAGAAATGACTTTGTCGAAAGTTTCTGCTTTAGGCGTAGATTGGACGATCCGACCGGAAATGGCGCGCGCGCTGACAAATCACACCATGACTTTGCAGGGAAATTTTGATCCAAACCGATTAAATTCTTCACCGGAAACCATCAAAAAAATGGTAACGGAAATGATCAACCGTTTTGGTAAAGACCGCTATATCGCAAATCTCGGCCACGGGATTTTACCAAATATTCCGTTGGAAAATGCAGAAGCATTTATCCGCGCGGTGGTAGATTGGAAGCCGAATTAG
- a CDS encoding GNAT family N-acetyltransferase, translating to METERLILKPITTDDAEFLFELYNSPRFLEFIGDRNIKNIETAAEYIEARFLPQLERLGYGNYVIIRKSDGQKLGAVGVYEREGLDVQDIGFSFLPQFEGQGYGFEAASHLLETVFRDFKVRKISAITSKVNFASQNLIKKLGLKYIKNVLLPGDDEELLYFEIENTTL from the coding sequence ATGGAAACCGAACGCTTAATTTTAAAACCCATCACCACTGATGATGCGGAATTTTTATTTGAACTTTACAATTCGCCGCGCTTTCTGGAATTTATCGGTGACCGGAACATTAAAAATATTGAAACGGCGGCGGAATATATCGAAGCACGGTTTCTGCCACAATTGGAAAGATTAGGCTACGGAAATTATGTCATCATCCGGAAATCTGATGGTCAAAAGCTTGGCGCAGTAGGTGTTTATGAAAGAGAAGGTTTAGATGTTCAGGATATTGGTTTTTCTTTTTTACCGCAATTTGAAGGACAAGGTTACGGTTTTGAAGCGGCGTCGCATCTTTTAGAAACGGTTTTTCGGGATTTTAAAGTCAGGAAAATTTCGGCGATTACTTCAAAAGTTAATTTTGCCTCGCAGAACCTCATTAAAAAATTAGGCCTGAAATACATTAAAAATGTTTTGCTCCCCGGTGATGACGAGGAATTGCTTTATTTTGAAATTGAAAATACGACATTATAA
- a CDS encoding META domain-containing protein — protein sequence MKKLISATFAIVALLFLANCSTQSKIPDNIKRDLMLVEFQDFNKDLMVRNKAHLNLDIKDEAPGKFLANMGCNSMFGQATFKSNDMVQFSAIGSTMMYCDQNMDLEKAFIENLPKMTKYKVEGQYLTLSAPDGEQMKFVAADWD from the coding sequence ATGAAAAAACTAATTTCCGCGACCTTTGCCATTGTTGCACTTCTGTTCTTGGCAAACTGTTCAACACAATCGAAAATTCCCGATAACATAAAACGCGATTTGATGTTGGTAGAATTTCAGGATTTTAATAAAGATTTAATGGTGCGTAATAAAGCGCATCTTAATTTGGATATTAAAGATGAAGCGCCGGGAAAATTTTTAGCAAACATGGGCTGCAACAGCATGTTCGGCCAGGCAACTTTTAAATCCAATGACATGGTGCAGTTTTCCGCGATTGGAAGTACGATGATGTACTGCGACCAAAATATGGATTTGGAAAAAGCGTTTATCGAAAATCTCCCAAAAATGACAAAATATAAAGTGGAAGGCCAGTATCTCACTTTAAGCGCACCGGATGGCGAGCAAATGAAATTTGTAGCTGCCGACTGGGATTAA
- the hflX gene encoding GTPase HflX: protein MLEKNDHQYEKAVLVGLITQNQSEEKLTEYLDELEFLAFTAGASVDKRFTQRLTKPDSKTFIGSGKAQEIRDYVKENEIGTVIFDDELSPSQLKNLEKEIEVKILDRTNLILDIFAQRAQTSYARTQVELAQYEYLLPRLTRMWTHLERQQGGIGMRGPGETEIETDRRIIRDRISLLKDKLKTIDRQMATQRNNRGKMVRVALVGYTNVGKSTLMNALSKSDVFAEDKLFATLDTTVRKVVIGNLPFLLTDTVGFIRKLPTQLVESFKSTLDEVREADLLIHVVDISHESFEDHINSVNQTLMEIEAHQKPMIMVFNKIDAFAYEQKADDDLSPETRKNISLEEWMKTWMSKSKYPTVFISALKKENFPELKKMIYDEVLKIHISRFPYNDFLFQYFDEEEESTEEI from the coding sequence ATGTTAGAAAAAAACGACCACCAATACGAAAAAGCCGTCTTAGTCGGTTTAATCACACAAAACCAGAGCGAAGAAAAACTTACGGAATACCTCGATGAACTCGAGTTTCTTGCCTTTACCGCAGGCGCCAGCGTGGATAAAAGATTTACGCAACGCCTCACGAAACCGGATTCCAAAACTTTTATCGGAAGCGGAAAAGCGCAGGAAATCCGCGATTACGTAAAGGAAAACGAAATCGGAACCGTAATTTTTGATGACGAACTTTCACCTTCGCAACTGAAAAACCTTGAAAAAGAAATCGAGGTAAAAATCCTGGACAGAACAAATTTAATCCTTGATATTTTCGCGCAGCGCGCTCAAACTTCCTATGCCAGAACGCAGGTAGAACTTGCGCAGTACGAATACCTTTTACCACGACTTACCAGAATGTGGACTCACCTTGAGCGTCAGCAGGGTGGTATCGGGATGCGTGGTCCGGGTGAAACAGAAATTGAAACTGATAGAAGGATTATCCGCGACCGAATTTCCCTCTTGAAAGATAAACTGAAAACCATCGATCGGCAGATGGCGACACAACGCAATAACCGCGGAAAAATGGTGCGCGTCGCGCTTGTAGGTTACACCAATGTTGGTAAATCCACTTTGATGAACGCGCTTTCGAAATCTGACGTTTTTGCGGAAGATAAACTCTTCGCGACTTTAGACACGACCGTTCGAAAAGTGGTCATCGGAAATCTGCCATTTCTTCTCACAGATACCGTAGGTTTCATCAGAAAATTACCGACTCAGCTTGTAGAAAGTTTTAAATCTACTCTGGATGAGGTTCGCGAAGCTGATCTTTTAATCCACGTCGTGGATATTTCGCACGAAAGTTTTGAAGACCACATCAATTCCGTGAACCAAACCTTGATGGAAATCGAAGCCCATCAAAAACCGATGATCATGGTTTTCAATAAAATCGATGCTTTTGCTTACGAACAAAAAGCGGACGACGATTTAAGCCCGGAAACACGCAAAAATATTTCCCTGGAAGAATGGATGAAAACCTGGATGTCTAAATCAAAATACCCGACCGTTTTTATTTCCGCCTTGAAAAAAGAAAATTTTCCAGAGCTGAAAAAAATGATTTACGACGAGGTTTTAAAGATTCACATTTCACGTTTCCCGTACAACGATTTCCTTTTCCAATATTTCGACGAGGAAGAAGAATCCACCGAGGAAATATAA
- a CDS encoding glutaminase produces the protein MTPDYEKIITEVFTQVKAEENLGKIADYIPELADISGEKFGVNFTGLIGKNFGFGDSEEKFSIQSISKVFVLAYVYDKLGEKLWSRVDVEPSGNPFNSLVQLEADKGIPRNPFINAGALVICDILLERCTDPKEEILAFIRNLAGDENITFNEKVAKSEMQNSFRNSAICNFMKSFGNITSSPADVIEIYCYLCAIEMSCKQLSKSLLFLANEGKIPGSEAQILPFTKVKRINAILLTCGFYDESGEFSFRVGLPGKSGVGGGIIALYPSHYCITVWSPKLNPKGNSYRGMKFLEEFTTKTGESIF, from the coding sequence ATGACGCCGGATTACGAAAAGATTATTACTGAGGTTTTTACTCAGGTAAAAGCTGAAGAAAACCTGGGCAAAATCGCGGATTATATTCCCGAGCTTGCTGATATTTCTGGGGAAAAGTTTGGTGTAAATTTTACCGGCTTAATTGGCAAAAATTTTGGTTTTGGCGACTCTGAAGAAAAATTTTCAATTCAAAGTATTTCCAAAGTTTTTGTGCTCGCTTACGTTTATGACAAACTGGGCGAGAAACTTTGGTCGCGCGTCGATGTGGAACCTTCCGGAAATCCCTTTAACTCGCTGGTCCAGTTGGAAGCCGATAAAGGTATTCCACGAAATCCTTTTATCAATGCCGGTGCGCTGGTTATTTGCGATATTCTGCTGGAAAGATGCACGGATCCGAAAGAAGAAATTTTAGCTTTCATCAGAAACCTTGCAGGCGACGAAAATATTACTTTCAACGAAAAAGTGGCGAAAAGCGAAATGCAGAACAGTTTCCGCAATTCTGCCATTTGCAATTTTATGAAATCTTTCGGAAACATCACCAGCTCGCCGGCGGACGTCATCGAAATTTACTGCTATCTCTGCGCCATAGAAATGAGTTGCAAACAGCTCAGCAAAAGCCTTTTATTCCTCGCCAATGAAGGAAAAATTCCGGGCTCTGAAGCACAAATTTTACCTTTTACCAAAGTAAAAAGAATCAATGCAATTCTGCTTACGTGCGGTTTTTACGATGAGTCCGGTGAGTTTTCTTTCCGCGTCGGTTTGCCCGGAAAGAGTGGAGTTGGCGGCGGAATCATTGCGCTTTACCCGAGCCATTACTGCATCACCGTGTGGAGTCCGAAGCTGAATCCGAAAGGAAATTCCTATCGCGGTATGAAGTTTCTGGAAGAATTTACCACCAAAACCGGCGAAAGCATTTTCTAA
- a CDS encoding group III truncated hemoglobin encodes MKQLESREDIENLVNFFYEKVQKDATIGFFFNDVAKVDWSHHLPKMYSFWETLLFGQISYKGNPMSKHFPINAKVPIEKFHFAHWIKLWTETVEENFTGEMAELAIYKATNIANLMGHKMEVARKLS; translated from the coding sequence ATGAAACAATTAGAAAGCCGGGAAGATATTGAAAACCTGGTGAATTTTTTTTACGAAAAGGTGCAGAAAGACGCGACAATTGGATTTTTCTTCAATGATGTGGCGAAGGTTGACTGGTCGCACCATTTGCCGAAAATGTATTCTTTTTGGGAAACGCTGCTTTTCGGACAGATTTCTTACAAAGGCAACCCGATGTCGAAACATTTTCCCATCAATGCTAAGGTTCCGATTGAAAAATTTCATTTTGCGCACTGGATAAAACTCTGGACGGAAACCGTGGAGGAAAATTTTACGGGTGAAATGGCGGAACTTGCCATTTATAAAGCCACGAATATTGCAAATCTGATGGGCCACAAAATGGAAGTTGCGCGCAAACTATCCTGA
- a CDS encoding YkgJ family cysteine cluster protein, translating to MDLEFYKQQALTKNKEHEKFLAGLKKKPPRNLDYLAQETHDEVFQKVDCLQCANCCKTTGPLFTEKDIERISKHFRMKPADFEAKFLRTDEDQDKVLQNLPCWFLNEDNTCSIYEIRPKACREFPHTDRKKIYQINHLTVKNTVICPAAFEFVERMQEKFQQKK from the coding sequence ATGGATTTAGAGTTTTATAAGCAGCAGGCTTTAACGAAAAATAAAGAACACGAAAAGTTTCTCGCAGGCCTGAAGAAAAAACCGCCCCGCAACCTGGATTATCTGGCGCAGGAAACCCACGACGAGGTTTTCCAGAAAGTGGACTGTCTGCAGTGCGCGAATTGCTGTAAAACTACCGGACCGCTTTTTACGGAAAAAGATATCGAAAGAATTTCGAAACATTTTCGCATGAAACCCGCAGATTTCGAGGCGAAATTTTTACGTACCGATGAAGATCAGGATAAAGTTTTGCAAAATTTGCCGTGTTGGTTTCTGAACGAAGACAACACGTGTTCAATCTATGAAATCCGGCCGAAAGCCTGCCGTGAGTTTCCACATACCGACAGGAAAAAAATTTATCAGATCAATCATTTAACCGTGAAAAATACGGTCATCTGCCCCGCAGCTTTTGAATTCGTGGAGCGCATGCAGGAAAAATTTCAGCAGAAAAAATAA
- the gdhA gene encoding NADP-specific glutamate dehydrogenase, with protein MEQYNVEQKIQDFIADIEARNPNEPEFLQAVKEVAVTVIPFIAAHKQYDGKKLLERMAEPERTIIFRVPWVDDSGEIQVNRGFRIQMNSAIGPYKGGIRFHPTVNLSVLKFLAFEQTFKNSLTTLPMGGGKGGADFDPQGKSDMEIMRFCQAFMTELCKHIGPETDVPAGDIGVGAREIGYLFGQYKKIRNEFTGVLTGKGLAYGGSLIRPEATGYGVVYFCEQMLKTIGQDIKGKTFAVSGFGNVAWGVVKKVTELGGKVLTISGPDGYIYDEDGISGDKIDYLLQLRASGNNRAEDYATKYPSAKFFAGKRPWEVKCDVAIPAATQNELFLEDAEMLVANGVICVTEAANMPSTLDAINYFLDNKVLFSPGKASNAGGVATSGLEMTQNSIRLNWSSEEVDMRLKEIMIGIHKACSDYGKDKDGYVNYVKGANIAGFVKVAEAMLAQGVV; from the coding sequence ATGGAACAATATAACGTAGAACAAAAAATCCAGGATTTTATCGCAGACATTGAAGCGAGAAATCCAAACGAACCAGAATTTCTTCAAGCCGTAAAAGAAGTAGCTGTTACCGTTATCCCGTTTATTGCCGCTCACAAACAATATGATGGCAAAAAACTTTTGGAAAGAATGGCCGAGCCGGAAAGAACAATCATCTTCCGCGTGCCGTGGGTAGACGATTCAGGAGAAATTCAGGTCAACCGAGGATTTAGAATCCAGATGAATTCTGCTATTGGACCATACAAAGGTGGTATCCGTTTTCACCCAACCGTAAATCTTTCGGTTCTTAAATTTTTAGCTTTTGAGCAAACTTTTAAAAACTCCCTGACTACATTGCCAATGGGCGGTGGAAAAGGTGGTGCAGATTTCGATCCGCAAGGCAAAAGCGACATGGAAATCATGAGATTCTGCCAGGCATTTATGACAGAACTTTGCAAACATATCGGTCCCGAAACTGATGTACCAGCCGGTGATATCGGTGTGGGTGCAAGAGAAATCGGTTATTTGTTCGGGCAGTATAAAAAAATCAGAAATGAATTTACAGGTGTACTTACCGGAAAAGGTCTTGCGTACGGTGGTTCCCTCATCAGACCGGAAGCTACAGGCTACGGTGTAGTGTATTTCTGCGAGCAAATGTTGAAAACAATCGGTCAAGATATTAAAGGAAAAACTTTCGCAGTTTCAGGTTTCGGAAACGTGGCTTGGGGCGTGGTGAAAAAAGTAACTGAACTTGGCGGGAAAGTTTTAACAATCAGCGGACCAGACGGTTATATCTACGATGAAGACGGAATTTCCGGCGATAAAATAGATTATTTGCTTCAACTTCGTGCTTCCGGAAACAACAGAGCGGAAGATTACGCAACCAAATATCCAAGCGCGAAATTCTTCGCAGGAAAACGTCCGTGGGAAGTGAAATGTGACGTTGCAATTCCAGCAGCAACGCAGAATGAACTATTCCTGGAAGATGCGGAAATGTTGGTAGCAAACGGTGTAATCTGTGTAACTGAAGCGGCAAACATGCCATCAACTTTAGATGCGATCAACTATTTCCTTGACAATAAAGTGTTATTCTCTCCAGGAAAAGCTTCCAACGCGGGTGGTGTTGCCACTTCCGGTTTGGAAATGACGCAAAACTCCATCAGATTGAACTGGTCTTCGGAAGAAGTTGATATGAGATTAAAAGAAATCATGATCGGTATTCACAAAGCGTGTAGCGATTATGGTAAAGATAAAGACGGCTACGTGAATTACGTAAAAGGCGCAAACATCGCCGGATTCGTAAAAGTAGCTGAAGCCATGCTGGCGCAAGGTGTTGTCTAA
- the dprA gene encoding DNA-processing protein DprA, with amino-acid sequence MRSEEVLYSIALRRCPLIGDVIFQKLINEAGSAKQVWELSKSGLQNIFGIGRKIALEIGNKEHLHFAEAEIKFCEKHHIKINLRHLGDLPPQLNFCDDAPAILYQKGSLRAHKNFVSIVGTRNISAYGKSFIHDFLHEIKTQNVATVSGLALGVDTEVHEVSLQNSLPTIAVLAHGFHTLYPAKNRRLAERILAEGGMLLTEFNSSQKPDRENFIQRNRIIAGLSPATIVVETAFGGGSVSTATFANNYNRDVYALPGRIDEKYSQGCNQLIFQNKATAISTVSGLITELGYNKQKEEIGELFPSSEIRLLLPQNQQDILDQLHKKIPISLDEISEKLQLPSYKILPDLLQLEISGYIRALSGRQYLLL; translated from the coding sequence ATGCGTTCCGAAGAGGTTTTATATTCCATCGCGCTGCGCCGCTGTCCGCTTATTGGTGATGTCATTTTTCAGAAGCTGATTAACGAAGCCGGCTCCGCAAAGCAGGTGTGGGAACTTTCGAAATCAGGCTTGCAGAATATTTTCGGAATTGGAAGAAAAATTGCCCTCGAAATCGGGAATAAAGAACATTTGCATTTCGCGGAAGCGGAAATTAAATTCTGCGAAAAACACCACATCAAAATAAATCTTCGGCATTTAGGCGATTTACCGCCGCAGCTTAATTTCTGTGACGATGCACCCGCGATTCTTTACCAAAAAGGCAGTTTGCGCGCACACAAAAATTTCGTGAGCATTGTCGGAACGCGAAATATTTCTGCGTACGGCAAAAGTTTTATCCACGATTTTTTACATGAAATAAAAACTCAAAATGTAGCTACAGTCAGCGGTTTGGCTTTAGGCGTGGATACCGAAGTTCATGAAGTTTCTCTGCAAAACTCGTTGCCGACAATCGCCGTTTTAGCACATGGTTTTCACACGCTTTATCCGGCAAAAAACCGCCGATTAGCCGAGAGAATTTTGGCTGAAGGCGGAATGCTTTTAACTGAATTTAATTCTTCCCAAAAGCCCGACCGCGAAAATTTCATCCAGCGGAACCGGATTATCGCAGGTCTGTCACCAGCAACCATCGTGGTAGAAACTGCTTTTGGTGGCGGCTCCGTAAGCACGGCAACATTCGCTAATAATTACAACCGCGATGTTTATGCGCTGCCGGGCAGAATTGATGAAAAATACAGCCAGGGCTGCAACCAGCTTATTTTTCAAAATAAAGCAACCGCGATTTCCACCGTTTCCGGTCTCATAACCGAACTTGGCTACAACAAGCAAAAAGAAGAGATCGGCGAACTTTTTCCCTCTTCCGAAATCAGGTTGCTTTTACCACAAAATCAGCAGGATATTTTAGACCAGCTTCATAAAAAAATTCCGATCTCTTTAGATGAAATTTCGGAAAAGCTGCAATTGCCTTCCTACAAAATTTTACCCGATTTGCTTCAGCTGGAAATTTCCGGATACATTCGTGCACTTTCCGGTAGGCAATATTTGCTTTTGTGA